The genomic interval TGTGCGAAAACGGCAACGATCATCTCACGGGAAACACATATCTGCGGTTCCGGAACCAGGAGGATGCTCAGAGGGCATGCGACCTATTCAACACACGGTGGTATGCCGGACGGCCCGTTTGGTGCGAACTAAGTCCCGTCAACGACTTCACCGAGTCGTGTTGTCGCCAGCATGACACCAATGAGTGTTCGCGAGGCAACATGTGCAACTTCATGCATGCCAAACGGCCTCCACGACAGCTGGCAAAGGATCTGGACGCTTCTCAGCGGAAATTTTATAACCGTCAGAGGGACCGAAAGTCCAAGCGGTAGATTGGAAGTCGATTGTTGACTGATGTattaatatataatatatttAATGAGCATAACAGTATTGGGATCAAGGAATTGGGGAGGAGAGATGCAAGTAGTTGTAGACCA from Yarrowia lipolytica chromosome 1F, complete sequence carries:
- a CDS encoding uncharacterized protein (Compare to YALI0F06292g, ancestral locus Anc_8.870, highly similar to uniprot|Q09176 Schizosaccharomyces pombe Splicing factor U2AF 23 kDa subunit), which gives rise to MASHLASIYGTENDKVNCSFYYKIGACRHGEKCSRKHVKPTYSNTVLCSNLYQNPANGESDPLNEDGSKMTKADLDKHFALFYEDIYMEAAKLGRLEEMIVCENGNDHLTGNTYLRFRNQEDAQRACDLFNTRWYAGRPVWCELSPVNDFTESCCRQHDTNECSRGNMCNFMHAKRPPRQLAKDLDASQRKFYNRQRDRKSKR